TAATTAACCCCACTTAACATCTCCACTATCTCAAACTATTATATAAAGGCCTTAGTACTCACCATTTAGTAAGTCAAAACATTCAAATCCTTCTTCAAGtgtccaaaaaaacaaaaacaatattaTGGCTATCATTTTCCTTCTCTTCCTTATTGTCTCCTCTGTTACAGCCTGTGATCGCTGTGTTCATCAATCCAAAGTTGCTTACTTTTCTAGTGCTTCTGCCCTTCAGTGTAAGCCTCTTTTAATTACCTTCATTTTGATCAATATTAAGTAACATATTCTTTGTTTGTTTATCTAAATTTCATTTCCAACTTTTGCAGCTGGTGCGTGTGGTTATGGAAATTTAGCAATCGGCTTTTATGGGGGCCGCCTTGCTGCTGCTATTCCTAGCCTTCACAAAGATGGCGCTGGTTGTGGTGCTTGTTATCAGGTTAATCCTCAATCATTAAAAATTTAATTTCAAGTTGGGGAAACAGTCTCTTGTAGAATTGTAAGATCAGGTTGCATATAATAaggtttttttttcttgaaattgcTAAATATGAATAATATATTTGTTTGAATTGCAGATGAGATGCAAGCACCCAAAAATATGTTCAAAAGAGGGCACAACTGTAATTGTAACTGATCTAAACACCAATAACAAGACTGATTTTGTGATAAGTAGCAGAGCTTTTATGGCTATGGCCAATACAGGAAAAGCTAAAGACGTTCTCAAATTGGGCATTGCTGACGTGGAATACAAAAGGTTCGTAGTTAAAAAAAACGCATTATAAATTAAACCTGATATATTTCAGAATACAATTTCTAAACGTACCATAAGAAAATGGATATGTATGAGTTTctaagataaaaaaaataaaaataaagagttTTTTTTGGGATAATAGTTGTTTTGTTTACTGGAAGCCGACGGTACTAACTTTACGGTACTTGTCTGAATCAGCGTACTGTACTAACGGTATATTTGGTGGTTTAGTTGAAACTACCAACACATAAAAAAAACAATTTGTAAAATTTGACATAAAGGAGGCATCGTACATGCCCCACTTGACCAGACATATAGTACTAGTCCATAATTAAAACAGTAACGGTGAATTGAACATGTCCAGTTTAATTCAATTAATGATATGTGTATACGTGTTATTGAGTAGATTAATTAAATGGATAAGAGTTTACGATGCAAA
The sequence above is a segment of the Lycium barbarum isolate Lr01 chromosome 6, ASM1917538v2, whole genome shotgun sequence genome. Coding sequences within it:
- the LOC132599375 gene encoding expansin-like A1, which translates into the protein MAIIFLLFLIVSSVTACDRCVHQSKVAYFSSASALQSGACGYGNLAIGFYGGRLAAAIPSLHKDGAGCGACYQMRCKHPKICSKEGTTVIVTDLNTNNKTDFVISSRAFMAMANTGKAKDVLKLGIADVEYKRVPCDYKGKNLAIRVEESSQKPHYLAISFLYQGGQTEIVGVDVAQVGSSNWNFMTRNHGAIWDTSRVPSGALQFRFVVTAGYDGKWNWAKSVLPANWENGEIYDSGLQITDIAQEGCSPCDDGNWKLH